One window of the Doryrhamphus excisus isolate RoL2022-K1 chromosome 10, RoL_Dexc_1.0, whole genome shotgun sequence genome contains the following:
- the LOC131136575 gene encoding zinc finger protein 335-like isoform X8, which produces MDPEENEVESSSDAGTSGMEEPSESGMGMESSEVMSADSSDAASTHAQAPESDCHVGQSSEGLVVFVPETSSSTDVRVSSVNLPDSSSVAQSTSVSSVSTVTQSVLVSESAQVVVHSSAVSEGAMMVSDSTASTSSDLGSAIDKIIESTIGPDIMNGCIAVTSAEDRDAEPTQYFILQGPDDGAPVGAHMSSSALSNRIAVEAPAEGPTSTCLDQGHLQCNLEPDQPDDQPGHSGYPEDSSNQPDQPQHSHPSQYMDCSADGPDQTGESTSSYVECSGEEPDQTRSQSGFPDYSGENSDHDLPGYVECSRADSNPTSREHYVVECSDGYLCTVDDGVQPHHSRSYIDSSADHRIKTSRQYAVEYGGECVAAADSEQPGCSQYQARNGDDDDDEQNQDPDQPQHSEQQPQRSCYTENSNGPDESLYTDDSSSSDHHVVDTADSRGVPEALECSESQPGPYISSSGTYNSNPEPEVVPHCPASRDEARSSQQPQDDAKVGQEIDASVVAEGSADRPPNLAELEEMMEVVIVQQYKCKMCPYKSASKDTLINHMRDKHFKPTRDLQTKRKRGRPPKSAALAHGQAEQEEAGQRKAAQAAISRSVQPEEEDDDVPDAGALDNSEARPRRKIGRPRKYSLLEEGYNSKGEAESLVKKPRMNEDPSAADEASSSGLDNDGPALVTDGDRAEAAVSQSDSENKDPSSNSQPEEFFERKRGRPSKCFLRKKYKKHFSRNQYYKSLKPLLRPHSCYICGSRFLTQDDLRFHVESHEGNDPELFKCLQCNYRCKRWSSLKEHMFNHEGTKPFKCEKCDYSSVYRKDVVRHSAVHSKDKKKNKVMVMTLSEFPCPVCHKVYPMQKRLTQHLKTHSAEKPHMCDKCGKSFKKRYTFKMHLLTHIQTVGDSKFKCEFCDYTCDNKKLLLNHQLSHTIDRPFKCDYCKYSTSKEEFLVSHLAIKHTGEKPFSCDMCHFVTKHRKNLRLHIQCRHPEAFEEWSVSHPTEPTKRRRKPFFTLQQMEALKKQHEEGTQALPNIVSVDPITLHTIQGMGNASVAQDALGNTTIIYEQGESGDLSSQNALSLLLNMSNARELVGNSLQVAVLKSDGSAEVKALEGEWSAMPTVPGQAQKVVTVHVSESGETVLQEAYEATTSGTGELAQIAIETYEDEGEFNMVEQVAEVVQSSDRSKEKNDPSQPAEDSEAQNLKSEKFYLAPGLPERVLQQVELSSEAPTSPPAMSSLGVNTKRFCCRICMESFQGRSDMENHKRAHLGPNIFKCPDCDFTSNSWPEVKVHMELHSYLRPHKCSICSFASKNKKDLRRHLLTHTKEKPFSCKLCGQSFNRNGHLKFHMERLHNQEHPTRKSHTLTSQQTIIVNSDDEALTTLQSLQAHQTVISPDRLQALSQEHIIVAQDQYLSNQEEGTYIQQITTIDGHTVQHLMTGDNQVTEVQYIISQDGVPHLIPQEYVVVADSNHIQMSDGHIVQYEHEGVFLQEQHITVSHDSQIQYLPASSEEQDMEAAAHSAVTAVADAAMAQAQTVYRKATPEQLEKLQQQGIHYDVITFTD; this is translated from the exons ATGGATCCAGAGGAGAATGAGGTGGAAAGCAGCAGTGATGCAGGCACCTCAGGGATGGAGGAGCCGTCTGAAAGCGGCATGGGCATGGAGTCATCTGAGGTTATGTCTGCAGACAGCAGTGATGCTGCCTCTACTCATGCACAAGCACCAGAGTCAGACTGCCACGTGGGACAGAGCTCAGAGGGACTGGTG GTCTTCGTCCCAGAGACCAGCTCTAGTACAGATGTCAGAGTGTCATCAGTTAACCTCCCAGACTCGTCGTCGGTGGCCCAGTCCACCAGTGTGTCCAGTGTGTCCACAGTGACTCAATCAGTTCTAGTGTCAGAGTCAGCCCAAGTGGTTGTCCACTCCAGTGCTGTGTCGGAAGGTGCCATGATGGTTTCTGACTCGACTGCCTCTACCTCATCAGACCTGGGCTCTGCCATAGACAAGATCATTGAGTCCACCATAGGGCCTGACATCATGAATG GTTGCATTGCAGTGACAAGTGCAGAAGATAGGGATGCAGAACCGACCCAATATTTCATACTACAAGGCCCAGATGATG GTGCTCCTGTGGGAGCCCATATGTCATCCTCAGCTCTGTCTAATCGCATTGCCGTAGAAGCACCTGCTGAGGGTCCCACATCCACCTGTCTGGACCAGGGACACCTGCAGTGTAACTTGGAGCCAGACCAACCAGACGATCAGCCTGGACACTCTGGTTACCCAGAAGACAGCAGCAATCAGCCTGATCAGCCCCAACACTCTCACCCCTCTCAGTATATGGACTGCAGTGCAGATGGTCCAGACCAAACTGGGGAGTCAACATCATCTTACGTGGAGTGTTCAGGCGAAGAACCTGACCAGACGCGCTCCCAGTCAGGCTTCCCTGACTACAGTGGAGAGAACAGTGACCATGACCTGCCCGGATATGTGGAATGCAGCAGGGCTGATTCGAACCCCACCAGCCGGGAGCATTATGTTGTGGAATGCAGTGATGGGTATCTGTGCACTGTGGATGATGGAGTGCAGCCACATCATTCACGTTCCTACATCGACAGCAGTGCAGATCACAGGATCAAGACAAGCCGGCAGTATGCTGTTGAATATGGCGGCGAGTGTGTTGCAGCTGCAGATTCTGAGCAGCCTGGGTGTTCTCAGTATCAGGCAAGGAatggggatgatgatgatgatgagcagaACCAGGATCCCGATCAACCGCAGCACTCAGAACAGCAGCCCCAGCGTTCCTGTTACACGGAGAATAGCAATGGCCCTGATGAATCGCTTTATACTGATGACAGCTCCTCATCAGACCACCATGTAGTCGACACAGCAGATTCAAGGGGGGTCCCCGAGGCACTGGAGTGCAGTGAGAGCCAGCCAGGGCCATACATTAGCAGCAGTGGCACCTACAACTCCAACCCGGAACCAGAGGTGGTCCCACATTGCCCAGCCAGCCGAGATGAGGCTCGGAGCTCCCAGCAGCCTCAGGACGACGCTAAAGTGGGCCAGGAAATTGATGCATCAGTCGTGGCAGAAGGCTCTGCAGACAGGCCACCCAACCTGGCTGAGTTGGAGGAGATGATGGAAGTTGTGATTGTGCAGCAGTACAAGTGCAAGATGTGTCCATATAAGAGTGCCTCTAAGGACACACTCATTAACCACATGAGGGACAAACACTTTAAACCTACAA GGGATTTGCAAACAAAGCGCAAACGTGGACGACCTCCCAAAAGTGCTGCGCTGGCCCATGGCCAGGCAGAACAGGAGGAAGCTGGACAAAGGAAGGCCGCACAGGCAGCGATATCCAGGTCTGTTCAgccagaggaggaggacgatgaTGTTCCTGATGCTGGTGCTCTTGATAATTCTGAAG CTCGTCCTAGACGTAAAATTGGCCGCCCGAGGAAATACAGCCTTCTGGAAGAAGGCTACAACAGCAAAGGTG AGGCAGAGAGTTTAGTAAAGAAGCCAAGAATGAACGAAGATCCAAGCGCTGCCGATGAGGCAAGCTCATCTGGCTTAGATAATGATGGCCCCGCTCTGGTGACTGATGGGGACAGAGCAGAGGCAGCAGTAAGCCAGTCCGACTCGGAGAACAAAGACCCATCGTCCAACTCACAGCCAGAAGAGTTCTTTGAGCGAAAACGAGGTCGGCCCTCCAAGTGCTTTCTACGCAAGAAGTACAAGAAGCATTTCAGTCGCAA TCAGTACTACAAATCCCTCAAACCGCTCTTGAGACCTCACAGTTGTTATATTTGCGGCTCTCGCTTCCTCACTCAAGACGATCTGCGCTTCCACGTGGAGTCCCATGAGGGCAACGACCCAGAACTTTTTAAATGCCTCCAGTGCAACTATCGCTGCAAGCGCTGGTCCTCTCTCAAG GAGCACATGTTCAATCATGAAGGTACGAAGCCTTTCAAGTGTGAGAAGTGCGATTACTCGAGTGTCTACAGAAAAGATGTTGTTCGTCACTCAGCAGTTCACAGCAAAGACAA gaaaaaaaacaaagtaatg GTGATGACACTATCCGAGTTCCCGTGTCCTGTGTGTCACAAGGTCTACCCCATGCAGAAGAGGCTCACGCAGCACTTGAAGACCCACAGTGCAGAGAAACCACACATGTGTGATAAG tGTGGCAAATCCTTCAAGAAGCGGTATACATTCAAAATGCACCTCCTTACCCACATTCAGACTGTGGGAGACAGCAA GTTCAAGTGTGAGTTTTGTGATTACACCTGTGACAACAAGAAGCTGCTGCTGAACCATCAGCTGTCTCACACCATCGACCGACCCTTCAAATGCGACTACTGTAAATACTCCACTTCCAAAGAAGAGTTCTTAGTGTCCCATCTGGCCATTAAACACACAG gagagaaacctttctccTGCGATATGTGTCACTTCGTCACAAAGCACAGGAAGAATCTGAGATTACACATACAGTGTCGCCATCCGGAAGCTTTTGAAGAGTGGTCCGTCTCTCACCCCACGGAGCCGACCAAGAGACGACGCAAGCCTTTTTTCACCCTCCAGCAAATGGAGGCGCTTAAAAAGCAACATGAGGAAGGAACACAAGCCTTGCCCAATATT GTTTCAGTGGATCCCATAACTCTTCACACCATTCAGGGAATGGGAAATGCCTCAGTGGCACAGGACGCACTCGGAAATACCACCATCATCTATGAACAAG GTGAATCCGGTGATCTCTCCTCCCAAAATGCCCTGAGCCTGCTGTTAAATATGAGCAACGCTCGGGAATTGGTTGGGAACTCCTTACAA GTGGCGGTGCTGAAGTCAGATGGCAGTGCAGAGGTGAAAGCTTTGGAGGGAGAGTGGAGTGCAATGCCCACAGTCCCGGGCCAAGCCCAGAAAGTTGTAACCGTCCATGTGTCCGAGAGCGGCGAGACCGTTCTGCAGGAGGCCTATGAGGCAACCACCTCTGGGACAGGAGAGCTGGCTCAGATTGCTATAGAAACCTATGAGGACGAAGGGGAGTTCAATATGGTGGAGCAAGTGGCAGAAGTAGTCCAAAGCTCTGACCGCAG TAAAGAGAAGAACGACCCCTCTCAGCCTGCGGAGGATTCCGAAGCACAGAACCTGAAAAGTGAAAAGTTCTACCTTGCTCCTGGACTGCCTGAAAGAGTTTTGCAACAGGTggag CTGAGCAGTGAAGCTCCCACCTCTCCTCCTGCTATGAGCTCACTTGGTGTCAACACCAAGCGGTTCTGCTGTCGCATATGCATGGAGTCGTTCCAAGGCCGTTCTGACATGGAGAACCACAAGAGGGCGCACTTGGGTCCTAACATCTTCAAGTGCCCTGACTGTGACTTCACCTCAAACTCCTGGCCTGAGGTCAAG GTTCACATGGAGCTGCATTCCTACCTGCGACCGCACAAGTGTTCCATTTGCAGCTTTGCCTCCAAGAACAAGAAAGACCTGCGCAGACACTTGCTGACCCACACCAAAGAAAAGCCATTTTCTTGCAAGCTTTGTGGCCAAAG CTTCAATCGCAATGGCCACCTGAAGTTTCACATGGAGCGTCTCCACAACCAGGAGCACCCCACTCGTAAGAGCCACACCCTCACATCCCAGCAGACCATCATAGTCAACAGTGATGACGAGGCTCTGACTACATTACAGT CCCTGCAGGCCCATCAGACGGTCATCAGTCCAGACCGTCTGCAGGCTCTCAGTCAAGAGCACATAATTGTAGCCCAAGATCAGTATCTATCAAACCAG GAGGAGGGCACATACATTCAGCAGATAACCACCATAGATGGACATACAGTCCAGCACCTTATGACAGGAGACAACCAGGTCACTGAG GTCCAGTATATCATCTCACAGGATGGAGTGCCGCACTTAATCCCGCAGGAGTATGTTGTAGTAGCAGACAGCAATCACATACAG ATGTCAGATGGGCACATCGTTCAATATGAGCATGAAGGAGTCTTTCTGCAAGAGCAACAC ATCACAGTAAGCCATGACAGTCAGATCCAGTACCTGCCTGCTAGTTCGGAGGAGCAAGATATGGAGGCCGCAGCCCACTCTGCCGTCACAG CAGTAGCAGATGCAGCGATGGCACAGGCCCAGACCGTCTACAGGAAAGCAACACCTGAGCAGCTGGAGAAGCTCCAGCAGCAGGGCATCCACTACGACGTCATTACTTTCACTGACTAA
- the LOC131136575 gene encoding zinc finger protein 335-like isoform X7 — MDPEENEVESSSDAGTSGMEEPSESGMGMESSEVMSADSSDAASTHAQAPESDCHVGQSSEGLVVFVPETSSSTDVRVSSVNLPDSSSVAQSTSVSSVSTVTQSVLVSESAQVVVHSSAVSEGAMMVSDSTASTSSDLGSAIDKIIESTIGPDIMNGCIAVTSAEDRDAEPTQYFILQGPDDGAPVGAHMSSSALSNRIAVEAPAEGPTSTCLDQGHLQCNLEPDQPDDQPGHSGYPEDSSNQPDQPQHSHPSQYMDCSADGPDQTGESTSSYVECSGEEPDQTRSQSGFPDYSGENSDHDLPGYVECSRADSNPTSREHYVVECSDGYLCTVDDGVQPHHSRSYIDSSADHRIKTSRQYAVEYGGECVAAADSEQPGCSQYQARNGDDDDDEQNQDPDQPQHSEQQPQRSCYTENSNGPDESLYTDDSSSSDHHVVDTADSRGVPEALECSESQPGPYISSSGTYNSNPEPEVVPHCPASRDEARSSQQPQDDAKVGQEIDASVVAEGSADRPPNLAELEEMMEVVIVQQYKCKMCPYKSASKDTLINHMRDKHFKPTRDLQTKRKRGRPPKSAALAHGQAEQEEAGQRKAAQAAISRSVQPEEEDDDVPDAGALDNSEGDSDYNPGEEDCEGRFPSSIKKTTPPISSSSQARPRRKIGRPRKYSLLEEGYNSKGEAESLVKKPRMNEDPSAADEASSSGLDNDGPALVTDGDRAEAAVSQSDSENKDPSSNSQPEEFFERKRGRPSKCFLRKKYKKHFSRNQYYKSLKPLLRPHSCYICGSRFLTQDDLRFHVESHEGNDPELFKCLQCNYRCKRWSSLKEHMFNHEGTKPFKCEKCDYSSVYRKDVVRHSAVHSKDKKKNKVMVMTLSEFPCPVCHKVYPMQKRLTQHLKTHSAEKPHMCDKCGKSFKKRYTFKMHLLTHIQTVGDSKFKCEFCDYTCDNKKLLLNHQLSHTIDRPFKCDYCKYSTSKEEFLVSHLAIKHTGEKPFSCDMCHFVTKHRKNLRLHIQCRHPEAFEEWSVSHPTEPTKRRRKPFFTLQQMEALKKQHEEGTQALPNIVSVDPITLHTIQGMGNASVAQDALGNTTIIYEQGESGDLSSQNALSLLLNMSNARELVGNSLQVAVLKSDGSAEVKALEGEWSAMPTVPGQAQKVVTVHVSESGETVLQEAYEATTSGTGELAQIAIETYEDEGEFNMVEQVAEVVQSSDRSKEKNDPSQPAEDSEAQNLKSEKFYLAPGLPERVLQQVELSSEAPTSPPAMSSLGVNTKRFCCRICMESFQGRSDMENHKRAHLGPNIFKCPDCDFTSNSWPEVKVHMELHSYLRPHKCSICSFASKNKKDLRRHLLTHTKEKPFSCKLCGQSFNRNGHLKFHMERLHNQEHPTRKSHTLTSQQTIIVNSDDEALTTLQSLQAHQTVISPDRLQALSQEHIIVAQDQYLSNQVQYIISQDGVPHLIPQEYVVVADSNHIQMSDGHIVQYEHEGVFLQEQHITVSHDSQIQYLPASSEEQDMEAAAHSAVTAVADAAMAQAQTVYRKATPEQLEKLQQQGIHYDVITFTD; from the exons ATGGATCCAGAGGAGAATGAGGTGGAAAGCAGCAGTGATGCAGGCACCTCAGGGATGGAGGAGCCGTCTGAAAGCGGCATGGGCATGGAGTCATCTGAGGTTATGTCTGCAGACAGCAGTGATGCTGCCTCTACTCATGCACAAGCACCAGAGTCAGACTGCCACGTGGGACAGAGCTCAGAGGGACTGGTG GTCTTCGTCCCAGAGACCAGCTCTAGTACAGATGTCAGAGTGTCATCAGTTAACCTCCCAGACTCGTCGTCGGTGGCCCAGTCCACCAGTGTGTCCAGTGTGTCCACAGTGACTCAATCAGTTCTAGTGTCAGAGTCAGCCCAAGTGGTTGTCCACTCCAGTGCTGTGTCGGAAGGTGCCATGATGGTTTCTGACTCGACTGCCTCTACCTCATCAGACCTGGGCTCTGCCATAGACAAGATCATTGAGTCCACCATAGGGCCTGACATCATGAATG GTTGCATTGCAGTGACAAGTGCAGAAGATAGGGATGCAGAACCGACCCAATATTTCATACTACAAGGCCCAGATGATG GTGCTCCTGTGGGAGCCCATATGTCATCCTCAGCTCTGTCTAATCGCATTGCCGTAGAAGCACCTGCTGAGGGTCCCACATCCACCTGTCTGGACCAGGGACACCTGCAGTGTAACTTGGAGCCAGACCAACCAGACGATCAGCCTGGACACTCTGGTTACCCAGAAGACAGCAGCAATCAGCCTGATCAGCCCCAACACTCTCACCCCTCTCAGTATATGGACTGCAGTGCAGATGGTCCAGACCAAACTGGGGAGTCAACATCATCTTACGTGGAGTGTTCAGGCGAAGAACCTGACCAGACGCGCTCCCAGTCAGGCTTCCCTGACTACAGTGGAGAGAACAGTGACCATGACCTGCCCGGATATGTGGAATGCAGCAGGGCTGATTCGAACCCCACCAGCCGGGAGCATTATGTTGTGGAATGCAGTGATGGGTATCTGTGCACTGTGGATGATGGAGTGCAGCCACATCATTCACGTTCCTACATCGACAGCAGTGCAGATCACAGGATCAAGACAAGCCGGCAGTATGCTGTTGAATATGGCGGCGAGTGTGTTGCAGCTGCAGATTCTGAGCAGCCTGGGTGTTCTCAGTATCAGGCAAGGAatggggatgatgatgatgatgagcagaACCAGGATCCCGATCAACCGCAGCACTCAGAACAGCAGCCCCAGCGTTCCTGTTACACGGAGAATAGCAATGGCCCTGATGAATCGCTTTATACTGATGACAGCTCCTCATCAGACCACCATGTAGTCGACACAGCAGATTCAAGGGGGGTCCCCGAGGCACTGGAGTGCAGTGAGAGCCAGCCAGGGCCATACATTAGCAGCAGTGGCACCTACAACTCCAACCCGGAACCAGAGGTGGTCCCACATTGCCCAGCCAGCCGAGATGAGGCTCGGAGCTCCCAGCAGCCTCAGGACGACGCTAAAGTGGGCCAGGAAATTGATGCATCAGTCGTGGCAGAAGGCTCTGCAGACAGGCCACCCAACCTGGCTGAGTTGGAGGAGATGATGGAAGTTGTGATTGTGCAGCAGTACAAGTGCAAGATGTGTCCATATAAGAGTGCCTCTAAGGACACACTCATTAACCACATGAGGGACAAACACTTTAAACCTACAA GGGATTTGCAAACAAAGCGCAAACGTGGACGACCTCCCAAAAGTGCTGCGCTGGCCCATGGCCAGGCAGAACAGGAGGAAGCTGGACAAAGGAAGGCCGCACAGGCAGCGATATCCAGGTCTGTTCAgccagaggaggaggacgatgaTGTTCCTGATGCTGGTGCTCTTGATAATTCTGAAG GGGATAGTGACTACAACCCAGGTGAAGAAGACTGCGAAGGAAGGTTCCCATCCAGTATTAAAAAAACGACTCCTCCtatttcctcctcctctcaaGCTCGTCCTAGACGTAAAATTGGCCGCCCGAGGAAATACAGCCTTCTGGAAGAAGGCTACAACAGCAAAGGTG AGGCAGAGAGTTTAGTAAAGAAGCCAAGAATGAACGAAGATCCAAGCGCTGCCGATGAGGCAAGCTCATCTGGCTTAGATAATGATGGCCCCGCTCTGGTGACTGATGGGGACAGAGCAGAGGCAGCAGTAAGCCAGTCCGACTCGGAGAACAAAGACCCATCGTCCAACTCACAGCCAGAAGAGTTCTTTGAGCGAAAACGAGGTCGGCCCTCCAAGTGCTTTCTACGCAAGAAGTACAAGAAGCATTTCAGTCGCAA TCAGTACTACAAATCCCTCAAACCGCTCTTGAGACCTCACAGTTGTTATATTTGCGGCTCTCGCTTCCTCACTCAAGACGATCTGCGCTTCCACGTGGAGTCCCATGAGGGCAACGACCCAGAACTTTTTAAATGCCTCCAGTGCAACTATCGCTGCAAGCGCTGGTCCTCTCTCAAG GAGCACATGTTCAATCATGAAGGTACGAAGCCTTTCAAGTGTGAGAAGTGCGATTACTCGAGTGTCTACAGAAAAGATGTTGTTCGTCACTCAGCAGTTCACAGCAAAGACAA gaaaaaaaacaaagtaatg GTGATGACACTATCCGAGTTCCCGTGTCCTGTGTGTCACAAGGTCTACCCCATGCAGAAGAGGCTCACGCAGCACTTGAAGACCCACAGTGCAGAGAAACCACACATGTGTGATAAG tGTGGCAAATCCTTCAAGAAGCGGTATACATTCAAAATGCACCTCCTTACCCACATTCAGACTGTGGGAGACAGCAA GTTCAAGTGTGAGTTTTGTGATTACACCTGTGACAACAAGAAGCTGCTGCTGAACCATCAGCTGTCTCACACCATCGACCGACCCTTCAAATGCGACTACTGTAAATACTCCACTTCCAAAGAAGAGTTCTTAGTGTCCCATCTGGCCATTAAACACACAG gagagaaacctttctccTGCGATATGTGTCACTTCGTCACAAAGCACAGGAAGAATCTGAGATTACACATACAGTGTCGCCATCCGGAAGCTTTTGAAGAGTGGTCCGTCTCTCACCCCACGGAGCCGACCAAGAGACGACGCAAGCCTTTTTTCACCCTCCAGCAAATGGAGGCGCTTAAAAAGCAACATGAGGAAGGAACACAAGCCTTGCCCAATATT GTTTCAGTGGATCCCATAACTCTTCACACCATTCAGGGAATGGGAAATGCCTCAGTGGCACAGGACGCACTCGGAAATACCACCATCATCTATGAACAAG GTGAATCCGGTGATCTCTCCTCCCAAAATGCCCTGAGCCTGCTGTTAAATATGAGCAACGCTCGGGAATTGGTTGGGAACTCCTTACAA GTGGCGGTGCTGAAGTCAGATGGCAGTGCAGAGGTGAAAGCTTTGGAGGGAGAGTGGAGTGCAATGCCCACAGTCCCGGGCCAAGCCCAGAAAGTTGTAACCGTCCATGTGTCCGAGAGCGGCGAGACCGTTCTGCAGGAGGCCTATGAGGCAACCACCTCTGGGACAGGAGAGCTGGCTCAGATTGCTATAGAAACCTATGAGGACGAAGGGGAGTTCAATATGGTGGAGCAAGTGGCAGAAGTAGTCCAAAGCTCTGACCGCAG TAAAGAGAAGAACGACCCCTCTCAGCCTGCGGAGGATTCCGAAGCACAGAACCTGAAAAGTGAAAAGTTCTACCTTGCTCCTGGACTGCCTGAAAGAGTTTTGCAACAGGTggag CTGAGCAGTGAAGCTCCCACCTCTCCTCCTGCTATGAGCTCACTTGGTGTCAACACCAAGCGGTTCTGCTGTCGCATATGCATGGAGTCGTTCCAAGGCCGTTCTGACATGGAGAACCACAAGAGGGCGCACTTGGGTCCTAACATCTTCAAGTGCCCTGACTGTGACTTCACCTCAAACTCCTGGCCTGAGGTCAAG GTTCACATGGAGCTGCATTCCTACCTGCGACCGCACAAGTGTTCCATTTGCAGCTTTGCCTCCAAGAACAAGAAAGACCTGCGCAGACACTTGCTGACCCACACCAAAGAAAAGCCATTTTCTTGCAAGCTTTGTGGCCAAAG CTTCAATCGCAATGGCCACCTGAAGTTTCACATGGAGCGTCTCCACAACCAGGAGCACCCCACTCGTAAGAGCCACACCCTCACATCCCAGCAGACCATCATAGTCAACAGTGATGACGAGGCTCTGACTACATTACAGT CCCTGCAGGCCCATCAGACGGTCATCAGTCCAGACCGTCTGCAGGCTCTCAGTCAAGAGCACATAATTGTAGCCCAAGATCAGTATCTATCAAACCAG GTCCAGTATATCATCTCACAGGATGGAGTGCCGCACTTAATCCCGCAGGAGTATGTTGTAGTAGCAGACAGCAATCACATACAG ATGTCAGATGGGCACATCGTTCAATATGAGCATGAAGGAGTCTTTCTGCAAGAGCAACAC ATCACAGTAAGCCATGACAGTCAGATCCAGTACCTGCCTGCTAGTTCGGAGGAGCAAGATATGGAGGCCGCAGCCCACTCTGCCGTCACAG CAGTAGCAGATGCAGCGATGGCACAGGCCCAGACCGTCTACAGGAAAGCAACACCTGAGCAGCTGGAGAAGCTCCAGCAGCAGGGCATCCACTACGACGTCATTACTTTCACTGACTAA